The Vibrio echinoideorum genome includes a region encoding these proteins:
- a CDS encoding glutathione peroxidase, translated as MKPSLLCSTALITSLTSSIAFAASCPEILNGKQRLLNSNEEIELCEEFQGKTLLVVNTASQCGFTPQFKQLEQLHQTYKDQGFTVVGFPSNDFRQDKGSEEKSAKVCYLDYGVTFPMMARATLSGSSANPVFAEIQQQAGVTPKWNFYKFLINKEGKVVATFPSSTSPVSATLKNAIEQQL; from the coding sequence ATGAAACCTTCACTGCTTTGCTCCACCGCCCTGATTACAAGCCTAACGAGCTCTATCGCTTTTGCAGCAAGTTGCCCTGAGATACTCAACGGCAAGCAACGTTTGTTAAATTCGAACGAAGAGATAGAGCTGTGTGAAGAGTTTCAAGGCAAAACCCTTTTGGTCGTGAACACAGCCAGCCAATGTGGCTTCACACCACAATTTAAACAGCTAGAGCAACTGCATCAAACCTATAAAGATCAAGGCTTCACGGTTGTCGGATTTCCAAGCAATGATTTCCGCCAAGACAAAGGAAGCGAAGAGAAATCAGCTAAAGTCTGTTATCTCGACTACGGTGTTACCTTCCCTATGATGGCGAGAGCCACATTATCTGGCAGTAGCGCCAATCCTGTGTTTGCAGAAATACAGCAGCAAGCAGGTGTCACACCCAAGTGGAACTTCTACAAATTCTTGATCAATAAAGAAGGTAAAGTGGTAGCAACCTTCCCTAGCTCGACATCACCAGTAAGTGCGACACTCAAAAATGCAATTGAGCAGCAGTTATGA
- a CDS encoding LysE family translocator, whose amino-acid sequence MEIWKLLLFIPACFALNMTPGPNNLLSMNNARCYGFQAALVAGLGRIAAFSGMIALAASGLAVVLYTSETLFFLIKLFGAMYLLWIAFNLWRSQTSPVADIERNKDWFGLVKQEFALAAGNPKAILIFTAFLPQFVDVTANVNTQFFILGSTFLVLEMLAISIYAAFGLYLRNWFSKPQMAKRFNKACSVFLALSGANLLISRQ is encoded by the coding sequence ATGGAAATATGGAAGTTACTGCTGTTTATCCCTGCCTGTTTTGCGCTCAACATGACGCCGGGCCCAAATAATCTATTGTCGATGAACAACGCTCGCTGTTATGGATTTCAAGCTGCTTTAGTTGCTGGGTTAGGAAGAATTGCTGCCTTTTCTGGCATGATCGCGTTAGCTGCATCGGGCTTAGCCGTTGTGCTTTATACTTCTGAAACCTTGTTCTTTCTCATCAAGCTGTTTGGCGCCATGTATTTATTGTGGATTGCGTTTAACTTATGGCGCTCACAAACTAGCCCAGTCGCGGATATTGAACGAAATAAGGATTGGTTTGGTCTTGTTAAGCAAGAGTTCGCGCTCGCGGCGGGCAATCCAAAAGCGATACTCATTTTTACTGCATTCCTTCCTCAATTTGTCGATGTCACCGCTAATGTAAACACGCAATTCTTCATCCTCGGAAGCACATTCTTAGTATTAGAAATGCTCGCGATTTCTATCTATGCCGCTTTTGGCTTATATCTACGAAATTGGTTTTCAAAACCTCAAATGGCCAAGCGCTTCAATAAAGCCTGCTCGGTGTTTCTTGCTCTATCTGGTGCGAATCTACTGATCAGCCGACAGTAG
- the soxR gene encoding redox-sensitive transcriptional activator SoxR gives MRNIVYLTIGQLSERSGVAPSALRFYETKGLIASIRTNGNQRRYQSAMLRRIALIQVAQSIGFTLEEITEELSTLPMNHTATKRDWERVAKKWQGQLDSKMAQIKSLQENLTGCIGCGCLSMQKCHLLNPEDILHDQGQGAQRIVE, from the coding sequence ATGAGAAACATCGTATATTTGACGATAGGGCAATTATCGGAGCGCAGCGGTGTGGCTCCTTCGGCATTGCGCTTTTATGAAACCAAAGGGTTGATTGCTTCGATTCGTACTAACGGAAATCAACGCCGTTATCAGTCGGCGATGTTGAGACGAATAGCATTGATACAAGTGGCGCAGTCGATAGGTTTCACGCTGGAAGAGATTACCGAAGAGTTATCTACCTTACCTATGAACCATACCGCGACTAAGCGAGATTGGGAGCGAGTTGCGAAGAAGTGGCAAGGACAACTCGACAGCAAAATGGCGCAGATTAAATCGCTACAAGAAAACCTAACCGGCTGTATCGGTTGCGGATGTTTGAGTATGCAGAAATGCCACTTGTTGAACCCTGAAGATATTTTGCATGATCAAGGGCAGGGCGCACAACGGATCGTTGAGTAG
- a CDS encoding DUF3429 domain-containing protein, whose translation MRSEYMATTQTRNTMAKLGYMGLIPFLFGLLLSLTESQFLGLSGETLFITYSVVILSFLSGILWGNGIENFESQSSNKALVLSNVIVLVAWVAVLLGEQKEFLTTLILIIGYIAVWRAERSMREENQSEGPDGYFDMRTRLTSSVVLMHGIVMLT comes from the coding sequence ATGAGATCTGAATACATGGCGACAACTCAAACCCGCAACACCATGGCCAAGCTAGGTTACATGGGGCTAATCCCGTTTCTATTTGGCCTATTACTGTCTCTGACCGAAAGCCAATTCCTAGGCCTCAGCGGCGAGACGCTCTTCATCACCTACAGTGTGGTTATCTTGAGTTTTTTGTCGGGTATCTTGTGGGGCAATGGGATAGAGAACTTCGAAAGCCAATCGAGCAACAAGGCTCTGGTTCTAAGTAACGTGATTGTGTTAGTCGCGTGGGTAGCGGTGCTACTTGGGGAACAAAAAGAGTTTCTCACCACCCTGATTCTTATCATCGGCTATATTGCGGTTTGGCGGGCGGAAAGGTCGATGAGAGAAGAAAACCAAAGCGAAGGCCCGGATGGCTACTTTGATATGAGAACTCGGCTAACTTCTAGCGTGGTGTTGATGCACGGTATCGTGATGTTGACCTAG
- a CDS encoding phosphotransferase family protein — MSTKDLSKMGSARVSLGECNGEPCIRKQGAGGVEISFYQCAAKQLFGVHSPELLAVEGDNLFIEYIPRSLNLPELQATADVYQQLSCIHQSQYVPSFKVKEHCWTASDTSTALASLKLPQVTQDGLLCIQQLSSDLFKHQTLVSGDANEGNWGRRDNGQLVLFDWERFGFGSPAIDLAPLVSRMGSLSDYERIVDQYLCHNTLIPREDLIKQLIIAKSWIVVEVTNILVTRNNPEASKYINWFREQLPTWLASVEGRL, encoded by the coding sequence ATGAGCACCAAAGATCTATCTAAAATGGGGTCTGCTCGAGTTTCATTGGGAGAGTGTAATGGTGAACCTTGTATTCGAAAGCAAGGTGCTGGTGGCGTAGAGATTTCCTTTTACCAATGTGCTGCAAAACAACTATTTGGTGTGCATAGCCCTGAGTTACTGGCTGTTGAAGGCGATAACCTATTTATCGAATACATTCCTCGTTCTTTGAACTTACCCGAACTTCAAGCCACGGCTGATGTGTATCAGCAACTCTCTTGTATTCATCAATCTCAATATGTGCCTAGTTTTAAAGTCAAAGAGCATTGTTGGACAGCGAGTGATACGAGTACTGCTTTAGCATCTCTGAAATTACCTCAAGTAACCCAAGACGGTTTGCTGTGCATTCAGCAATTGAGTAGCGATCTTTTTAAGCATCAAACTTTGGTTTCTGGTGATGCGAACGAGGGCAATTGGGGGAGAAGAGATAATGGACAGTTGGTCCTATTTGATTGGGAGCGTTTTGGTTTTGGTAGCCCCGCGATAGATTTGGCACCACTCGTTTCGCGAATGGGTTCCTTGTCTGATTATGAGCGCATTGTTGATCAGTACCTTTGCCATAACACCTTGATTCCTCGTGAAGATTTAATAAAGCAATTGATCATCGCGAAAAGCTGGATCGTAGTCGAAGTCACGAATATATTAGTCACGCGTAACAACCCTGAAGCTTCGAAATACATCAATTGGTTTAGAGAGCAATTGCCAACTTGGCTGGCTTCAGTTGAAGGCAGATTGTAG
- a CDS encoding phosphotransferase enzyme family protein → MKISKGKKDYSNMIRTDVLSHWLKYETDVSLAEVTFGATNSVYKVGSTPALFLRKYRTSDVNRIKNEHELLLFLSQKILSIVKPCLTSDGKSFVKFGSEYYALFPEAHGSLIDKHALTTNHAYEAGITLAKLHQQLSHCPRTKFSNEAFPVVQLSWNREVWLQRLDKIIYLIESKSEQGTENDWALQRAKQKRHFLSSGQSIHSYETKTERALIHGDYHHFNLFFDERSRVSGIIDWDLIQYMPPAYEIARACMYMFDMEVKKSVEFINGYLSINELTRDSFIDGARAWGIFADHHIWALEEVYVKQNLAAQKFIPHKEFEPFEQQWSLIESALFK, encoded by the coding sequence ATGAAGATTTCAAAAGGTAAAAAAGACTATAGCAATATGATACGAACAGACGTTCTTTCTCATTGGCTAAAATACGAAACTGATGTTTCATTAGCGGAGGTTACTTTCGGTGCAACTAATTCTGTCTATAAGGTTGGGTCTACACCCGCTTTATTTTTACGAAAGTACCGGACTAGCGATGTTAACCGTATAAAGAATGAGCATGAATTGTTGCTATTCTTATCTCAGAAAATCTTAAGTATCGTTAAGCCATGTCTTACCTCTGATGGTAAAAGCTTTGTTAAGTTTGGATCTGAATACTATGCGTTATTTCCGGAGGCTCACGGCTCGTTGATCGATAAACATGCTTTGACGACCAATCACGCATATGAAGCTGGTATTACCCTCGCGAAGCTCCATCAACAGTTGAGTCATTGTCCTCGAACTAAGTTTTCAAATGAGGCGTTTCCAGTTGTCCAACTGTCATGGAATCGAGAGGTATGGTTACAGCGTCTTGATAAGATCATTTACCTTATTGAATCGAAAAGTGAGCAAGGCACCGAGAACGACTGGGCATTGCAAAGAGCTAAACAGAAACGTCACTTTTTATCTAGCGGTCAAAGCATTCACTCTTACGAGACTAAGACAGAAAGAGCACTCATTCATGGGGATTACCACCACTTTAATCTCTTCTTTGACGAACGCTCAAGGGTGAGTGGAATTATTGATTGGGACTTGATTCAATATATGCCACCAGCCTATGAAATTGCTCGTGCTTGCATGTATATGTTTGATATGGAGGTTAAGAAGTCGGTCGAATTCATTAACGGGTACTTATCTATTAACGAGCTTACACGAGATAGTTTTATCGATGGTGCTCGTGCATGGGGTATTTTTGCTGACCACCACATATGGGCTTTAGAAGAGGTGTACGTGAAACAGAACTTAGCCGCTCAAAAATTCATTCCTCATAAGGAATTTGAACCTTTTGAACAGCAATGGTCATTAATTGAGTCTGCACTTTTTAAATAA
- a CDS encoding thiol-disulfide oxidoreductase DCC family protein — MTALTIFYDGTCPLCAKEMAALAKHDTENKIQTIDIYSEAFSNYPQIDADAANTILHALDENGKLLLGLDVTYQAWRLVGKGWLYAPLRWAIFKPVADWCYLRFAKNRYKVSFWLTGKSRCNGSSCTK, encoded by the coding sequence ATGACTGCATTAACGATATTTTACGATGGGACATGTCCATTGTGCGCAAAAGAGATGGCGGCACTTGCCAAGCATGATACCGAGAATAAGATTCAAACCATCGATATCTACAGTGAAGCGTTTTCAAACTACCCGCAGATAGATGCTGACGCAGCCAATACCATTTTGCATGCTTTAGACGAGAACGGAAAACTGTTGTTGGGTTTAGACGTGACCTACCAAGCGTGGCGCTTAGTAGGAAAAGGTTGGCTATATGCTCCATTGCGCTGGGCGATATTCAAGCCAGTGGCAGATTGGTGTTATTTACGATTTGCCAAGAACCGATATAAAGTCTCGTTCTGGTTAACCGGAAAGTCGCGCTGCAATGGAAGCAGCTGCACTAAATAG
- a CDS encoding DUF1439 domain-containing protein, which produces MTTKLMNRFIIAMTALTLSGCVSYSVTEQEMTNYLQDSVMLEQEVGVQNVMYAQVAVDDLAVKIGRADAERVSVLANTNAKVQVFNMPNMGLDLDIEFSAVPEYDKESGEVYLKSLRLERFEEKGKQLSPEIAKLLKPAVSMIGFALSQSPVYKLDNNKVQESLIKSSEPNLVIKDNKLVIELFD; this is translated from the coding sequence ATGACAACAAAGTTAATGAACCGTTTCATTATAGCTATGACTGCCCTGACGCTAAGTGGTTGTGTTAGCTACAGCGTGACTGAGCAAGAAATGACGAACTACCTTCAAGATTCGGTGATGTTAGAGCAGGAAGTGGGTGTACAAAACGTTATGTATGCGCAAGTTGCTGTCGATGACTTAGCGGTAAAAATTGGTCGAGCTGATGCCGAGCGTGTTTCTGTACTGGCGAATACCAATGCAAAAGTTCAGGTGTTCAACATGCCTAATATGGGGTTGGATTTGGACATCGAATTCAGCGCAGTCCCTGAATACGACAAAGAAAGTGGCGAGGTGTATTTAAAGTCACTGCGACTAGAGCGCTTTGAGGAGAAGGGAAAGCAGCTTTCTCCTGAAATAGCGAAATTACTCAAACCCGCCGTATCGATGATCGGCTTTGCATTGTCTCAGTCTCCGGTATACAAACTGGACAACAATAAAGTGCAAGAGTCGTTGATTAAGTCATCTGAACCCAATCTGGTGATTAAAGACAATAAGCTAGTTATTGAGTTGTTTGACTAA
- a CDS encoding GNAT family N-acetyltransferase has translation MNIVCAEKQELADIYQLERALFGDHAYPQFFFRQAFDCWGKGLLVAKQDSQVAGYVLMTPTDKPQEYWILSLAVDGQFRGMGVGRSLMDQAITTLPKESKVLLTVDPNNASACALYVSMGFVTIKEESNYFGDDEPRFVMQLIV, from the coding sequence ATGAATATTGTCTGTGCGGAAAAACAAGAACTGGCTGATATCTACCAGCTTGAACGTGCTTTGTTTGGCGACCACGCCTATCCGCAGTTTTTCTTCCGTCAGGCCTTTGATTGCTGGGGGAAGGGCTTGCTGGTGGCGAAACAGGATTCGCAAGTTGCGGGTTATGTGTTGATGACACCAACAGACAAGCCACAAGAATATTGGATTTTGTCACTGGCCGTTGATGGTCAATTTCGAGGTATGGGAGTGGGACGTTCGTTGATGGATCAGGCGATCACAACGCTGCCTAAAGAATCCAAGGTGTTGCTTACCGTTGATCCAAATAATGCGTCGGCTTGTGCGCTTTATGTGTCTATGGGTTTTGTCACTATCAAAGAAGAGTCGAACTATTTTGGCGATGATGAGCCAAGGTTTGTGATGCAGCTCATCGTCTAG
- a CDS encoding ABC1 kinase family protein — protein MSAKERNLPTHRISRFSKFASLATRVAGNVITEGTKQLAQGNRPKAKDLLLTPQNIARLTDQLAHLRGAAMKLGQMLSMDAGDVLEPELADILSRLRSDADPLPTKQLNQVLESSLGINWKAEFLSFNFKPIASASIGQVHQAYSDAGDKLAIKVQYPGIRKSIDSDVDNVGTLLNIVGLIPKSVDYKSLLEEAKKQLHDEADYAREADYATRYYHALKEHAHFVVPKIHPQMSSESVLAMDFIEGVSIEKIEGYDQSTRNFVMRSLLGLMFRELFDFKMVQTDPNFANYLYVENTRQIGLLDFGATREYSDRFSDGYRLAFTSVINHDEQGLNKALEQIGFFSETILPDQRQAILNLVTMACEPMLVDEEYDFKASGLAQKLREAGTILSMEQEYWHTPPADALFLHRKIGGMYLLAARLDARVNISRLVAPYLISDDT, from the coding sequence ATGTCGGCAAAAGAGAGAAACCTTCCTACACATCGTATTTCAAGATTCAGCAAGTTTGCCTCACTGGCAACAAGAGTCGCGGGCAATGTGATAACGGAAGGTACCAAGCAACTCGCACAAGGCAACAGGCCCAAAGCAAAAGACTTATTACTCACCCCGCAGAACATTGCACGCCTGACTGATCAACTCGCCCACCTGCGCGGTGCTGCCATGAAGCTTGGGCAGATGTTATCAATGGACGCGGGCGATGTCCTCGAACCGGAACTCGCCGACATTCTTTCTCGCCTGCGCTCAGACGCCGACCCACTACCAACAAAGCAGCTCAACCAAGTGTTAGAAAGCTCACTCGGCATCAACTGGAAAGCCGAATTCCTTTCCTTCAACTTTAAACCTATCGCCAGTGCGTCCATCGGGCAAGTTCACCAAGCCTACAGTGATGCGGGAGACAAACTTGCCATCAAAGTCCAATATCCAGGCATTCGAAAAAGCATCGACAGTGATGTGGACAACGTAGGTACATTGCTTAACATCGTTGGTTTAATACCCAAGTCTGTCGATTACAAAAGCTTATTAGAAGAAGCAAAGAAACAGCTCCATGATGAAGCAGATTATGCTCGCGAAGCTGACTACGCGACTCGTTACTATCATGCACTGAAAGAACACGCTCACTTCGTTGTACCTAAGATTCACCCTCAAATGTCTTCAGAGTCAGTGCTCGCGATGGACTTCATTGAAGGCGTCTCGATAGAGAAAATAGAAGGTTACGATCAAAGTACTCGTAATTTTGTCATGCGCAGCTTGCTCGGACTCATGTTCAGAGAATTGTTCGACTTTAAGATGGTGCAGACCGACCCCAACTTCGCCAACTACCTTTACGTTGAAAACACGCGCCAGATTGGGCTGTTAGATTTTGGAGCAACCCGTGAATACAGCGACCGCTTCAGTGATGGCTATCGCTTGGCTTTTACCTCTGTGATTAATCACGATGAACAAGGCCTCAACAAAGCGCTAGAGCAGATTGGGTTCTTTAGCGAGACGATTCTCCCCGATCAGCGCCAAGCCATTCTCAACTTAGTGACAATGGCGTGTGAACCTATGTTGGTCGACGAAGAGTACGATTTTAAAGCCAGTGGACTCGCTCAAAAGCTACGCGAAGCCGGAACTATACTCAGCATGGAACAAGAGTATTGGCACACGCCACCAGCAGACGCCCTATTCTTACACCGTAAAATCGGTGGCATGTATCTGTTAGCCGCTCGCCTTGACGCAAGGGTGAACATAAGTCGTTTGGTCGCTCCGTATCTCATCAGCGATGACACTTGA